A section of the Pseudomonas sp. Q1-7 genome encodes:
- a CDS encoding ABC transporter permease subunit, with translation MTQLLVIFKRELASYFATPLAYVFIVIFLVLSGVFTFYLGGFYESGQASLAPFFNFHPWLYLFLVPAIAMRLWAEERKSGSIELLMTLPITRFDAVTGKFLAAWAFAGLALLLTFPMVVTVNYLGEPDNGAIVTGYIGSWLLAGAFLAIGSCMSALAKNQVIAFILAVSVCFLFIVSGFPLVLDAFSAWAPQWLLDAVASLSFLTRFDAISKGVIDLRDLLYFVTLIAAWLAATAVVVDLKKAD, from the coding sequence ATGACCCAGTTGCTGGTGATTTTCAAGCGCGAGCTGGCGAGCTACTTCGCCACCCCGCTGGCCTACGTGTTCATCGTGATCTTCCTGGTGCTGTCCGGGGTGTTCACCTTCTATCTGGGCGGCTTCTACGAAAGCGGCCAGGCGAGCCTGGCGCCCTTCTTCAACTTCCACCCCTGGCTCTACCTGTTCCTGGTGCCGGCCATCGCCATGCGCCTCTGGGCCGAGGAGCGCAAGTCCGGTTCCATCGAGCTGCTGATGACCTTGCCCATCACGCGCTTCGACGCGGTCACCGGCAAGTTCCTCGCCGCCTGGGCCTTCGCCGGGCTGGCGTTGCTGCTGACCTTTCCCATGGTGGTCACGGTCAATTACCTGGGCGAGCCGGACAACGGCGCCATCGTCACCGGCTACATCGGCAGTTGGCTGCTGGCCGGCGCCTTCCTCGCCATCGGCTCCTGCATGTCGGCGCTGGCGAAGAACCAGGTGATCGCCTTCATCCTCGCCGTCAGCGTGTGCTTCCTGTTCATCGTCAGCGGCTTCCCGCTGGTGCTGGACGCCTTCAGCGCCTGGGCGCCGCAGTGGTTGCTGGATGCCGTGGCCTCGCTGAGTTTTCTGACCCGTTTCGATGCCATCAGCAAGGGTGTGATCGACCTGCGTGATCTGCTCTATTTCGTCACCCTGATCGCCGCCTGGCTGGCCGCCACCGCCGTGGTGGTCGATCTGAAGAAGGCCGACTGA
- the plsB gene encoding glycerol-3-phosphate 1-O-acyltransferase PlsB: MTRSPFRRLAFGTLRRLLYLWVRSETINQSAFTLKLDRSKPVLYVLQQPSASDLAVVDRECTKAGLPRPVLPVAVGDLLEPAAFFYLAPEPGWFGGQDKRGASPTLVRVLGAIGQHAVDDAQIIPVTVFWGQSPDRETSPWKLLFADSWAVTGRLRKLVSILILGRKTRVQFSAPIHLRELIEQDKGPERTLRMVNRILRVHFRNQKTAVIGPDLSHRRNLVKGLVRGPQVRQAIADEAEREKVSPATAEARALKYGNEIASDFAYTAIRFLEVVLSWFWNKLYEGIKVNHIEQVQETVHGHEVIYVPCHRSHIDYLLLSYLLFRNGLTPPHIAAGINLNMPVIGGLLRRGGAFFMRRTFKGNPLYTAVFNEYLHTLFSRGFPVEYFVEGGRSRTGRMLHPKTGMLAITLRSFLRSSRLPIVFVPVYIGYERVLEGRTYLGELRGASKKKESIFDLFKVIGALKLRFGSVAVNFGEPIKLAEFLDQQQPDWRAQELGPQYRPAWLNDTTNQLAVRIARHLNEAAAINPVNLVALALLSTSRLALDERALTRVLDLYLTLLRAVPYSPHATLPEGDGQALITYVQSMGLLAEQKDALGKILYLDEQNAVLMTYYRNNVLHVFALPALLACFFQSSSRMSREQILRYTCALYPYLQAELFIRWDASELDEVVDQWLAAFVEQGLLKTEGDVYVRPAPSSRQFVLLTLLARAIVQTLQRFYMAIALLLNAGQNQLSAEELEDLCTVMAQRLSILHGLNAPEFFDKSLFRHFIQTLLDQRVLRRDEAGKLSHHELLGELAEGAAKRVLPAEIRLSIRQVALDRPGETGEELAPISD; the protein is encoded by the coding sequence ATGACCCGCTCCCCTTTCCGTCGCCTTGCCTTTGGCACCCTGCGCCGCCTGCTCTACCTCTGGGTACGCTCGGAAACCATCAACCAGTCCGCCTTCACCCTGAAGCTCGACCGCAGCAAGCCGGTGCTCTACGTGCTGCAACAGCCGTCGGCCAGCGACCTGGCGGTCGTGGACCGGGAATGCACCAAGGCCGGGCTGCCGCGCCCGGTGCTGCCGGTGGCGGTGGGCGACCTGCTGGAACCGGCCGCCTTCTTCTACCTGGCGCCCGAACCCGGCTGGTTCGGCGGCCAGGACAAGCGCGGCGCATCGCCGACCCTGGTGCGGGTTCTGGGCGCCATCGGCCAGCACGCCGTGGACGATGCTCAGATCATCCCGGTGACGGTGTTCTGGGGCCAGTCGCCGGACCGCGAGACCAGCCCCTGGAAGCTGCTGTTCGCCGACAGCTGGGCCGTAACCGGTCGTCTGCGCAAGCTGGTGAGCATCCTCATCCTCGGCCGCAAGACCCGCGTACAGTTCTCCGCCCCCATCCATCTTCGTGAACTGATCGAGCAGGACAAGGGGCCGGAACGCACCCTGCGCATGGTCAACCGCATCCTGCGGGTGCACTTCCGCAACCAGAAGACCGCGGTCATCGGCCCCGACCTGTCCCATCGCCGCAACCTGGTGAAGGGCCTGGTGCGCGGTCCGCAGGTGCGGCAGGCGATCGCCGACGAGGCCGAACGCGAGAAAGTCAGCCCGGCCACGGCCGAAGCCCGCGCGCTCAAGTACGGCAACGAGATCGCCTCCGACTTCGCCTACACCGCCATCCGTTTCCTCGAAGTGGTGCTGTCCTGGTTCTGGAACAAGCTCTACGAGGGCATCAAGGTCAACCATATCGAGCAGGTCCAGGAAACGGTGCATGGCCATGAGGTCATCTACGTGCCCTGCCACCGCAGCCACATCGACTACCTGCTGCTGTCCTACCTGTTGTTCCGCAACGGCCTGACGCCGCCACACATCGCCGCCGGCATCAACCTCAACATGCCGGTGATCGGCGGTCTGCTGCGTCGGGGCGGCGCCTTCTTCATGCGCCGCACCTTCAAGGGCAACCCGCTGTATACGGCGGTCTTCAACGAGTACCTGCACACCCTGTTCAGCCGCGGCTTCCCGGTGGAGTACTTCGTCGAAGGCGGCCGCTCGCGCACCGGGCGCATGCTGCATCCGAAGACCGGCATGCTCGCCATCACCCTGCGCAGCTTCCTCCGTTCCTCCCGCCTGCCCATCGTCTTCGTGCCCGTGTACATCGGCTACGAGCGCGTGCTGGAAGGCCGCACCTACCTGGGCGAACTACGTGGTGCAAGCAAGAAGAAGGAGTCCATCTTCGACCTGTTCAAGGTCATTGGCGCCCTGAAGCTGCGCTTCGGCTCGGTGGCGGTGAACTTCGGCGAACCGATCAAGTTGGCGGAATTCCTCGACCAGCAGCAGCCGGACTGGCGCGCCCAGGAACTGGGGCCGCAGTACCGCCCGGCCTGGCTCAACGACACGACCAACCAGTTGGCCGTGCGCATTGCCCGCCACCTCAACGAGGCGGCGGCGATCAACCCGGTCAACCTGGTGGCCCTGGCGCTGCTCTCCACCAGCCGCCTGGCCCTCGACGAGCGCGCCCTGACTCGCGTCCTGGATCTTTACCTGACCCTGCTCCGCGCGGTGCCCTATTCGCCCCACGCCACCTTGCCGGAGGGCGACGGCCAGGCGCTGATCACCTATGTGCAGAGCATGGGCCTGCTGGCCGAGCAGAAGGACGCCCTGGGCAAAATCCTCTACCTGGACGAGCAGAATGCCGTCCTCATGACCTATTACCGCAATAACGTGCTCCACGTATTCGCCTTGCCGGCGCTGCTCGCCTGCTTTTTCCAGAGCAGCTCGCGCATGAGCCGCGAGCAGATCCTGCGCTACACCTGCGCGCTCTACCCCTACCTCCAGGCCGAACTGTTCATCCGCTGGGACGCCAGCGAGCTGGACGAGGTGGTGGATCAGTGGCTGGCGGCCTTCGTCGAACAGGGCCTGCTCAAGACGGAAGGCGACGTCTACGTGCGGCCGGCGCCCAGCTCGCGGCAGTTCGTCCTGCTGACCCTGCTGGCCCGCGCCATCGTGCAGACCCTGCAGCGCTTCTACATGGCCATTGCGCTGCTGCTGAACGCCGGCCAGAACCAGCTCAGTGCCGAGGAACTGGAAGACCTCTGCACCGTCATGGCCCAGCGCCTGTCGATCCTCCATGGCCTGAACGCCCCGGAGTTCTTCGACAAGAGCCTGTTCCGTCACTTCATCCAGACCCTGCTGGACCAGCGCGTGCTGCGCCGCGACGAAGCCGGAAAGCTGAGCCACCATGAACTGCTCGGCGAACTGGCCGAAGGCGCTGCCAAGCGCGTGCTGCCGGCGGAAATCCGTCTTTCCATCCGCCAGGTGGCCCTCGACCGCCCGGGTGAAACCGGCGAGGAACTTGCGCCGATATCCGACTGA
- a CDS encoding ABC transporter ATP-binding protein, translating into MIEITNLTKRFAQHTAVDNLSFRVAPGEVLGFLGPNGAGKSTTMKMLTGFLAPTSGTASIFGFDIQSQTLKAQRQIGYLPEGAPCYGDMTVRGFLEFIAEVRGFRGAEKKERVARAVGQVELENVLGQSIETLSKGYKRRVGLAQAILHDPRALILDEPTDGLDPNQKHQVRQLIQSLAQDKIVIISTHILEEVTAVCSRALVIASGKVVADGTPFELESRSRYHQAVTLVAEEPLDMLALAVLPGVAGIEENAVQGSLTILAKPGEVIFPQVNQLIHQRGWKVRELDVERGRLDEVFRRLTRGEAA; encoded by the coding sequence ATGATCGAGATAACGAACCTGACCAAGCGCTTTGCGCAGCATACCGCCGTGGATAACCTGTCCTTTCGCGTCGCACCCGGGGAGGTGCTGGGCTTTCTGGGCCCCAACGGCGCGGGCAAGTCCACCACCATGAAGATGCTCACCGGCTTCCTGGCGCCGACTTCCGGCACCGCGAGCATCTTCGGTTTCGATATTCAATCCCAGACCCTCAAGGCCCAGCGGCAGATCGGTTACCTGCCGGAAGGCGCCCCCTGTTACGGCGATATGACGGTGCGCGGGTTCCTCGAGTTCATCGCCGAGGTCCGCGGCTTCCGTGGCGCCGAGAAGAAAGAACGGGTGGCCCGCGCCGTGGGCCAGGTGGAACTGGAGAACGTGCTCGGCCAGTCCATCGAGACCCTCTCCAAGGGCTACAAGCGCCGCGTCGGCCTGGCCCAGGCGATCCTCCACGACCCCCGTGCGCTGATCCTCGACGAACCCACCGACGGCCTCGATCCGAACCAGAAGCACCAGGTTCGCCAACTGATCCAGAGCCTGGCCCAAGACAAGATCGTGATCATTTCCACCCACATCCTCGAAGAGGTCACGGCGGTTTGCAGCCGGGCGCTGGTGATCGCCTCCGGCAAGGTGGTGGCCGACGGCACGCCCTTCGAGCTGGAAAGCCGTTCACGCTACCACCAGGCCGTCACCCTGGTGGCCGAGGAACCACTGGACATGCTGGCCCTGGCGGTGTTGCCGGGCGTCGCCGGCATCGAGGAAAACGCCGTCCAGGGCAGCCTGACCATCCTCGCCAAGCCGGGCGAGGTGATTTTCCCGCAGGTGAACCAGTTGATTCACCAGCGGGGCTGGAAAGTGAGGGAGCTGGACGTGGAGCGCGGCCGCCTCGACGAAGTATTCCGCCGACTGACCCGGGGAGAAGCGGCATGA
- a CDS encoding GldG family protein, whose translation MKRLMYSGAGLLLIALAFLAFNMLAGLTLTNARVDLTEQKLYTISDGTKKILGEIDEPINLYFFYSDKTAKDLVVLRNYARRVEEMLKAYAQAADGKIKLHVVDPEPFSEDEDRAAEFGLQAIPLQQGGDQVYFGLAGTNGVDDTQIIPFFPLDQEEFLEYEISRLVQSLATPERPVVGVLSGLQLNGGFDMASRQPTPPWMVMEEIRQLFQIESLKGDVDQIPEKVSVLLLVHPKNLSQQTLYAIDQFILRGGKLLAFVDPWSEADHGTAMAGESDGDKSSDLEPLFKAWGVQMLPGKVLGDGANAMSVSMGPDKPPARHAAWLNLPRHSLDQSDISTAGLENITLATAGILKPLDGAKTRFVPLIQSSEYAMPFDVQRFGMLADPEELIRELKPTGERYAVAARISGPAQSAFPDGIEGHKDGLQSAANINVIAVADTDLLSDRMWVQVQDFFGQRVPQPWADNSGFAINALDNLAGSDALISVRSRGRFSRPFDVVEKLQRDAEVKFREQEQALQQRLADTEQKLASLQQNQDPAKALELTPEQQVALQQFVQEKLRIRKELRDVRFQLNASIEDLGRTLKFVNIALVPLVLTLGVLALWFWRRRRKA comes from the coding sequence ATGAAAAGACTGATGTATTCCGGCGCCGGGCTGCTGCTGATCGCCCTGGCCTTCCTGGCGTTCAACATGCTCGCGGGCCTGACCCTGACCAATGCTCGGGTCGACCTCACTGAACAGAAGCTCTACACCATCTCCGACGGGACGAAGAAGATCCTTGGCGAGATCGACGAGCCCATCAACCTGTATTTCTTCTACTCCGACAAGACCGCCAAGGACCTGGTGGTGCTGCGCAATTACGCGCGGCGCGTGGAGGAAATGCTGAAGGCCTACGCACAGGCCGCCGACGGCAAGATCAAACTGCACGTCGTCGACCCCGAGCCCTTCTCCGAGGATGAGGACCGGGCCGCCGAGTTTGGCTTGCAGGCGATCCCGCTGCAGCAGGGGGGGGATCAGGTCTATTTCGGCCTGGCCGGTACCAATGGCGTGGATGACACCCAGATCATTCCGTTCTTCCCGCTGGACCAGGAGGAATTCCTCGAATATGAGATCAGCCGCCTGGTGCAGAGCCTGGCCACGCCGGAGCGTCCGGTGGTGGGGGTGCTCTCCGGGCTGCAGCTCAACGGCGGCTTCGACATGGCCAGCCGGCAGCCGACGCCGCCCTGGATGGTGATGGAGGAAATCCGCCAACTGTTCCAGATCGAGAGCCTGAAGGGCGACGTCGACCAGATCCCGGAGAAGGTTTCGGTGCTGCTGCTGGTGCATCCGAAGAACCTGTCGCAGCAAACCCTGTACGCCATCGACCAGTTCATTCTGCGCGGCGGAAAGCTGCTGGCGTTCGTCGACCCCTGGAGCGAGGCTGACCACGGCACGGCCATGGCGGGCGAGTCGGACGGCGACAAGTCTTCCGACCTGGAGCCCCTGTTCAAGGCGTGGGGCGTACAGATGCTGCCGGGCAAGGTCCTCGGCGACGGCGCCAACGCCATGTCGGTGAGCATGGGCCCGGACAAGCCGCCGGCGCGCCATGCCGCCTGGCTCAACCTGCCCAGACACAGCCTCGACCAGAGCGATATCAGTACCGCTGGGCTGGAAAACATCACCCTGGCCACCGCCGGTATCCTCAAGCCGCTGGACGGCGCCAAGACCCGCTTCGTACCCCTGATCCAGAGTTCCGAGTACGCCATGCCGTTCGATGTGCAGCGCTTTGGCATGCTGGCCGATCCCGAAGAGCTGATCCGCGAACTCAAGCCCACCGGCGAGCGCTACGCCGTGGCTGCGCGTATCAGTGGCCCGGCGCAGTCGGCCTTCCCCGACGGCATCGAGGGTCACAAGGATGGCCTTCAGTCTGCGGCGAACATCAACGTGATTGCCGTGGCCGACACCGACCTCCTCAGCGACCGCATGTGGGTGCAAGTGCAGGACTTCTTCGGCCAGCGCGTGCCCCAGCCCTGGGCCGACAACTCCGGCTTCGCCATCAACGCCCTGGATAACCTGGCCGGCTCCGACGCGCTGATCAGCGTGCGTTCCCGTGGCCGCTTCAGCCGCCCGTTCGACGTGGTGGAGAAGCTCCAGCGCGACGCCGAGGTGAAGTTCCGCGAACAGGAGCAGGCGCTCCAGCAGCGCCTCGCCGATACCGAGCAGAAGCTGGCGTCGCTGCAGCAGAACCAGGACCCGGCCAAGGCCCTGGAGCTGACCCCGGAACAGCAGGTCGCGCTACAGCAGTTCGTCCAGGAGAAACTGCGTATCCGCAAGGAACTGCGTGACGTGCGCTTCCAGCTCAATGCCAGCATCGAGGACCTGGGGCGCACCCTGAAATTCGTCAACATTGCCCTGGTGCCCCTGGTGCTGACCCTGGGCGTGCTGGCGCTGTGGTTCTGGCGCCGTCGGCGCAAGGCCTGA